A window of the SAR324 cluster bacterium genome harbors these coding sequences:
- a CDS encoding NUDIX domain-containing protein, which translates to MAEQQINESPVWKKWKKESWSQGMASIQAHTESLQAILQKAYERLSIALTQEKLTSYQKGIAFGKFKYLEQALTKTYPELTRWVHSFVPESFNMGVEWADMNLQELGEGKPIPMTQVMVRQLKLISEEVFTDIAGRTMQMKESAVKFLREEFAKAIREGTALGQPQQKIIQELYKKLKSQDGFEFVDRNGKRWDLKTYTKMAVNTYHARINREAKTQRFLERGFDVGQITFTGAKDECQFWEGKRVALTEDAAKQFGLPMFNALPSNEIFHPNCHHSIGMTKEIIQDRNKAVRDMAANKPPKMPKSGGSTVTDRPDEVIKERLKTQAEEKIEKDLQYKNSMQERLNDPTVFVSFSKLQEHSSISLNGIPFGHEEPQDFRNILDKIDEPKFVPHPEKKTSTGVIIEEPDGRIWIFEPKDHYGGIEHTFPKGQLEPNLTMQQNAMKEAYEESGLNVKITGFVGDYERGTTKTRYYKAVRTGGDPADAHWEAARVKLVPKERLKDFLNMEIDHKLLNDYIERYHLADSLEFVPGSQGGSNPGGKFINKYTGKVYYGKFYANTMQAKSEILAQNIASAFGLEAPKSRIISVMPPPGLIHNAGTGRRMLLLTDYEEGLTSIDLRGKKTWNQNNELAKHHIVAGLVENWDVVGLSMDNLLQNKDGKFIVIDSGGSFRFRAQGGPKAYGPDPSAFDTLLNLSMNHQSASVFGPVFNEFTKKNAKQYVNQLTKLTDTKLKALCKEAGFGTDTELINNLIARKHKLIAMLGSYVVMKQATPSDVMQKIESSDIKGIVAEVKKARIVGKNVRSDLDLVEDTNTLWWEEKTMDNKVVTKIKLKLTKKGAERVSDFVEAQRNKPYDPKTLLEEDVFWPTISAAMETLSKGRDSASMAKINAALELTSDLTRLSRNPDLPKEVSAMATYYLSILRELEDGAMMGIYSAYLRKESMEAPNGVKTIQVKTEVKEVKAKEIIKGYAKETETNAFRLNKNKKVVVLTKGAVEATYYGKYHGKDFSIDTEGRGEHKFYAFEGQVELKYNGEFNDNAYKEIVGFMGEMGIDMSQTPKEFKEWLYLMQGLHKLGDKHPVITEINNSDWSYQKKVAELKGYVALTHMIDLPSNEPYPEWYNPEGEVNHFGDGWNKRYRWDFTKKDAEERFKDQSLSHYTETKLDQLVGYFLDQGGDFTCTMERLRKGIPLSGGESPETDMHTGGANYVFFTMQNQYKVDNGRSQIRLKKSVLSRMDLVAYSGDNYGRMYEGASHYEQDFKPEKWEKYKQNSRRNEFMVKNALSIFDEVEAFVCLSQYEAEELLKVFKNHGITEMPDGRPVKSMIFYGNNKPL; encoded by the coding sequence ATGGCTGAACAACAGATCAACGAGTCTCCAGTTTGGAAAAAATGGAAAAAAGAGTCTTGGTCGCAGGGCATGGCCTCGATTCAAGCGCATACCGAAAGCCTGCAAGCAATCCTCCAGAAAGCCTATGAGCGGTTGAGTATCGCTCTCACCCAGGAAAAACTCACCTCGTACCAAAAAGGCATTGCCTTCGGGAAATTCAAGTACCTGGAGCAAGCCCTTACCAAGACCTATCCAGAATTGACACGTTGGGTACATTCCTTCGTTCCAGAAAGCTTCAACATGGGTGTGGAGTGGGCTGACATGAATTTGCAGGAATTGGGAGAAGGGAAACCTATCCCCATGACGCAAGTGATGGTGCGCCAGCTCAAGCTCATATCGGAGGAAGTGTTTACTGACATAGCAGGGCGAACCATGCAGATGAAAGAGAGTGCCGTCAAATTTCTGCGTGAAGAATTCGCCAAGGCGATTCGGGAAGGAACAGCACTGGGCCAACCTCAGCAAAAAATCATCCAGGAGTTATACAAGAAGCTTAAAAGCCAGGATGGGTTTGAGTTTGTAGACCGAAACGGCAAGCGGTGGGATCTTAAAACTTATACCAAGATGGCGGTCAATACGTATCATGCCAGGATCAATCGGGAAGCAAAAACACAACGGTTTTTGGAGCGTGGGTTTGATGTAGGACAGATTACCTTCACAGGGGCCAAGGATGAATGCCAGTTCTGGGAGGGCAAAAGGGTGGCACTAACAGAAGACGCAGCCAAACAATTCGGGTTGCCCATGTTCAACGCATTGCCCAGTAACGAGATTTTTCACCCGAACTGTCATCACTCTATTGGTATGACAAAAGAGATCATCCAGGACAGGAATAAGGCCGTCAGAGATATGGCTGCGAACAAACCTCCCAAAATGCCAAAGTCGGGAGGAAGCACTGTCACCGACAGACCGGACGAGGTAATCAAGGAACGCTTAAAAACGCAGGCCGAAGAAAAAATCGAGAAAGATTTGCAATACAAGAACTCCATGCAGGAACGTCTGAATGACCCCACTGTGTTTGTGTCGTTCAGCAAGCTTCAGGAGCATTCCTCCATCAGTCTCAATGGTATCCCGTTTGGGCATGAAGAGCCTCAAGACTTTCGCAATATCCTGGACAAGATTGACGAACCGAAATTTGTGCCACATCCCGAAAAGAAAACCTCCACAGGGGTTATTATTGAGGAACCGGATGGACGGATATGGATTTTTGAGCCAAAAGATCATTATGGCGGCATTGAGCATACCTTCCCCAAGGGGCAACTGGAGCCTAATCTGACGATGCAGCAAAACGCTATGAAAGAGGCGTATGAAGAGTCTGGTCTCAATGTCAAAATCACGGGATTTGTGGGTGATTATGAACGTGGAACAACCAAAACCAGGTATTACAAGGCGGTTCGTACAGGAGGCGACCCCGCCGATGCCCACTGGGAAGCAGCCAGGGTGAAACTTGTTCCCAAGGAAAGACTCAAGGACTTTCTGAACATGGAAATAGATCACAAATTGCTCAACGATTATATTGAACGTTACCACCTGGCAGATTCTCTGGAATTTGTGCCAGGCTCCCAGGGAGGCAGCAATCCAGGCGGGAAATTCATCAACAAATACACTGGGAAAGTCTATTACGGAAAATTTTACGCCAACACCATGCAGGCAAAATCGGAAATACTGGCCCAGAACATTGCGTCCGCATTTGGATTGGAAGCTCCGAAATCCAGGATTATCTCAGTCATGCCACCGCCAGGACTGATCCATAACGCAGGGACAGGAAGACGGATGTTATTGCTGACGGATTATGAGGAGGGGCTGACCTCCATTGACCTCCGTGGAAAGAAGACATGGAACCAGAACAATGAGCTGGCCAAGCACCACATTGTTGCAGGACTGGTGGAAAACTGGGATGTAGTCGGGTTGTCGATGGATAACCTGCTTCAGAACAAAGATGGCAAATTTATTGTGATTGATTCAGGCGGTTCGTTCCGGTTCAGAGCGCAGGGTGGCCCCAAAGCGTATGGGCCTGATCCTTCGGCGTTTGATACCTTACTGAACCTCTCAATGAACCACCAGTCTGCGAGTGTGTTTGGGCCGGTGTTCAACGAATTCACCAAAAAAAACGCCAAGCAGTATGTCAATCAACTCACCAAATTGACAGACACCAAACTGAAAGCATTATGCAAAGAAGCCGGTTTCGGGACGGATACTGAACTCATAAATAACCTGATTGCCCGTAAACACAAACTGATTGCAATGCTAGGCTCGTATGTGGTGATGAAACAAGCCACCCCAAGCGATGTGATGCAGAAAATCGAGTCGTCTGACATCAAGGGTATTGTTGCCGAAGTAAAGAAGGCCCGTATTGTGGGTAAGAACGTGCGCAGTGACCTTGATTTGGTTGAGGACACCAATACTCTTTGGTGGGAAGAAAAGACGATGGACAATAAAGTTGTAACGAAGATTAAGCTCAAGTTGACCAAGAAAGGTGCGGAGCGTGTGTCAGACTTTGTTGAGGCTCAGAGAAACAAGCCGTATGACCCTAAAACACTATTGGAAGAAGATGTTTTCTGGCCGACCATCTCTGCCGCAATGGAAACTTTAAGTAAAGGCAGAGATTCCGCATCAATGGCCAAAATAAACGCAGCGTTAGAGCTTACCTCCGACTTGACAAGATTGTCCAGGAATCCCGATCTGCCTAAAGAAGTCTCTGCAATGGCTACTTATTACTTGAGTATTTTACGAGAACTGGAGGATGGGGCTATGATGGGGATCTACTCCGCCTATTTGCGGAAGGAAAGCATGGAAGCACCTAATGGTGTAAAAACCATTCAGGTGAAAACGGAGGTTAAAGAGGTCAAAGCTAAAGAGATAATAAAAGGCTATGCAAAGGAAACAGAAACAAATGCTTTCCGGCTGAACAAAAATAAAAAAGTAGTTGTCCTGACAAAAGGGGCTGTTGAAGCCACTTACTATGGTAAGTATCACGGGAAAGACTTTAGCATAGATACAGAGGGACGAGGGGAACACAAGTTTTACGCTTTTGAGGGGCAAGTTGAGCTGAAATATAATGGAGAATTCAACGACAACGCTTACAAGGAAATTGTTGGATTCATGGGCGAGATGGGTATTGACATGAGCCAAACGCCAAAAGAGTTCAAGGAGTGGTTGTATTTGATGCAAGGGTTACACAAACTTGGTGATAAGCACCCCGTGATCACTGAGATTAACAACTCTGACTGGTCATACCAGAAAAAGGTTGCAGAGCTGAAAGGCTACGTGGCTTTAACACACATGATTGACTTGCCATCCAATGAGCCCTATCCTGAGTGGTATAACCCAGAAGGAGAGGTGAACCACTTTGGCGACGGGTGGAATAAACGGTACAGGTGGGATTTCACCAAAAAGGACGCAGAGGAGCGTTTCAAGGATCAAAGTCTTAGTCATTACACCGAAACCAAACTAGACCAGTTGGTTGGTTATTTCCTTGACCAGGGTGGAGATTTTACCTGCACGATGGAACGGCTCCGTAAAGGAATCCCCTTGAGCGGTGGAGAATCCCCAGAAACAGATATGCACACGGGTGGAGCGAATTATGTGTTTTTTACGATGCAGAATCAATACAAGGTTGATAATGGGCGATCACAGATAAGACTAAAAAAGTCAGTATTATCCCGCATGGACTTGGTGGCCTATTCTGGTGACAATTATGGTCGGATGTATGAGGGTGCTTCTCATTATGAACAGGATTTTAAGCCCGAAAAATGGGAGAAATACAAGCAAAATTCACGGCGTAACGAGTTCATGGTTAAGAATGCGCTTAGTATTTTTGACGAAGTGGAAGCGTTTGTGTGTCTTTCACAGTATGAAGCAGAAGAATTGTTAAAAGTTTTCAAAAACCATGGCATAACTGAAATGCCAGATGGCAGACCTGTAAAATCCATGATCTTTTATGGAAATAATAAACCCTTATAA